The window ATCTTCTGTTAAATCTCTTACCCGAACATCCGGATTGACTCCTGTGTTTGCACAAATATCTGTCGCAGTTTTGCGTCCGATACCGAAAACATAGGTAAGAGCAATTTCGATGCGTTTATCTCTTGGTAATTCAATACCTGAAATACGTGCCATAATGGTTGCACCTCCATTGTTAATAGGTTTGCGCCAAATTAGCCCTGGCGCTGCTTATGCTTCGGGTTTTCACAGATCACCATGACCTTACCCTTGCGTTTTATAATTTTGCATTTTTCACAGATTTTCTTTACAGAAGGTCTTACTTTCATTTGTGCGCCCTCCCTTAGCGAGTTTGTTTTACTTTGAACGCCATGTAATACGTCCGCGTGTCAAATCATAGGGCGACAACTCAATCGTGACCTTATCGCCCGGCAGTATGCGGATGAAATTCATCCTAAGTTTACCGGAAATATGCGCAAGTATTATATGGTGGTTTGGAAGCTCTACCATGAACATTGCGTTCGGCAGTGCTTCGGTTACTACGCCTTCAGTTTCTATTACGTCCTGTTTCGACATATATTAAGCCTCCTCTTGTGGAAAACGGCTCTCTGCATTAAAGCTTCGAAGAGCACATCGAATTTCACGGTTGGTCTGCATTGAACCTTCGGCCAGTACGGTTTTGGTGGCGAAAAGATGTTTCAGCTTCTTCTTTTTCGGGTGGCTGAGGCTGCGGCGCTTACCGTCGCAGATAACTGCTAACTGAGCGTCTGCCTCCAGCACAGTGAAAAAAACGTTCTTA of the uncultured Caproiciproducens sp. genome contains:
- the infA gene encoding translation initiation factor IF-1; the encoded protein is MSKQDVIETEGVVTEALPNAMFMVELPNHHIILAHISGKLRMNFIRILPGDKVTIELSPYDLTRGRITWRSK
- the rpmJ gene encoding 50S ribosomal protein L36, with amino-acid sequence MKVRPSVKKICEKCKIIKRKGKVMVICENPKHKQRQG